From the Rhodoferax sp. WC2427 genome, one window contains:
- the moaA gene encoding GTP 3',8-cyclase MoaA — translation MVHRVIPLLDQRNHATQALRSATPVDGPLLDTLHRPLHDLRISVTDRCNFRCSYCMPKAVFDKDYPYLPHSALLSFEEITRVARVAVAQGVRKIRLTGGEPLLRKNIEVLVAQLAALRTPDGQPLDLTLTTNGALLARKAQALKDAGLQRLTVSLDGLDDRIFRQMNDVDFPVRDVLDGLDAAHRAGLAHIKVNMVVQRGTNDHEILPMARHFKGSGNTLRFIEYMDVGATNGWRMDQVVPSREVLQTLQTEWALRPLAPAAPGETAQRWAYADGSGEIGLISSVTQAFCADCSRARLSTDGKLYLCLFATQGHDLRSLLRGDASEDQLAGALQHIWQGRSDRYSALRAALPFETGTGAKRVEMSYIGG, via the coding sequence ATGGTCCACCGCGTCATCCCCTTGCTGGACCAGCGCAATCACGCCACGCAGGCGCTGCGCTCCGCCACGCCGGTGGATGGCCCGCTGTTGGACACCCTGCACCGCCCGCTGCACGACTTGCGCATCAGCGTCACCGACCGCTGCAACTTCCGCTGCAGCTACTGCATGCCCAAGGCGGTGTTCGACAAAGACTACCCCTACCTGCCGCACAGCGCGCTGCTCAGCTTCGAAGAAATCACCCGCGTGGCCCGCGTCGCCGTAGCCCAGGGCGTGCGCAAGATCCGCCTCACCGGGGGCGAGCCGCTGCTGCGCAAGAACATCGAGGTGCTGGTGGCCCAACTGGCCGCCCTGCGCACCCCCGACGGCCAGCCGCTGGACCTCACGCTCACCACCAACGGTGCCCTGCTGGCCCGCAAGGCCCAGGCCCTGAAAGACGCTGGCCTGCAGCGCCTGACCGTCAGCCTGGACGGGCTGGACGACCGCATCTTTCGCCAGATGAACGATGTGGACTTTCCGGTGCGCGACGTGCTCGACGGGCTGGACGCCGCCCACCGCGCCGGGCTGGCCCACATCAAGGTCAACATGGTGGTGCAGCGCGGCACCAACGACCATGAAATCCTGCCCATGGCCCGGCACTTCAAGGGCAGCGGCAACACCCTGCGCTTCATCGAATACATGGACGTGGGCGCCACCAACGGCTGGCGCATGGACCAGGTCGTCCCCTCCCGCGAGGTACTGCAGACCCTGCAAACCGAATGGGCGCTGCGCCCTCTCGCCCCCGCCGCACCGGGTGAAACCGCCCAGCGCTGGGCCTACGCCGATGGCAGCGGCGAGATCGGCCTGATCAGCAGCGTGACCCAGGCCTTCTGCGCCGACTGCAGCCGTGCCCGGTTGTCCACCGACGGCAAGCTCTACCTGTGCCTGTTCGCCACCCAGGGCCACGACCTGCGCAGCCTGCTGCGTGGCGACGCAAGCGAAGACCAACTGGCCGGCGCCCTCCAGCACATCTGGCAAGGCCGCAGCGACCGCTATTCCGCCCTGCGCGCCGCCTTGCCCTTTGAGACCGGCACCGGTGCCAAGCGGGTGGAGATGAGCTACATCGGTGGTTGA